One Ictalurus punctatus breed USDA103 chromosome 10, Coco_2.0, whole genome shotgun sequence genomic region harbors:
- the c10h19orf25 gene encoding UPF0449 protein C19orf25 homolog isoform X2, giving the protein MNMASKGKKKMVLPTRPDLPSVDQIIEDINRAESNDPVFKFLQIPNEGLPTNEAEARYVQSRHYLELNERLQEARIDLTRRRDELRMVGESLEQSVAAVKGRAL; this is encoded by the exons ATGAACATGGCATccaaaggaaagaagaaaatggTTCTACCAACTCGACCTGACCTGCCTTCAGTGGACCAGATCATCGAGGACATAAACCGAGCCGAGTCCAATGATCCGGTCTTCAAGTTTTTACAAATCCCCAATGAAG GATTACCCACCAATGAAGCGGAGGCCCGCTACGTGCAAAGCCGGCACTACCTGGAGCTGAACGAGAGGCTACAGGAGGCTCGCATTGACCTAACAAGGAGAAGAGATGAGCTCAGGATGGTGGGGGAGTCTTTAGAACAAAGTGTGGCAGCAGTGAAGGGCAGAGCTCTCTGA
- the c10h19orf25 gene encoding UPF0449 protein C19orf25 homolog isoform X1: MNMASKGKKKMVLPTRPDLPSVDQIIEDINRAESNDPVFKFLQIPNEAGLPTNEAEARYVQSRHYLELNERLQEARIDLTRRRDELRMVGESLEQSVAAVKGRAL; this comes from the exons ATGAACATGGCATccaaaggaaagaagaaaatggTTCTACCAACTCGACCTGACCTGCCTTCAGTGGACCAGATCATCGAGGACATAAACCGAGCCGAGTCCAATGATCCGGTCTTCAAGTTTTTACAAATCCCCAATGAAG CAGGATTACCCACCAATGAAGCGGAGGCCCGCTACGTGCAAAGCCGGCACTACCTGGAGCTGAACGAGAGGCTACAGGAGGCTCGCATTGACCTAACAAGGAGAAGAGATGAGCTCAGGATGGTGGGGGAGTCTTTAGAACAAAGTGTGGCAGCAGTGAAGGGCAGAGCTCTCTGA
- the apc2 gene encoding adenomatous polyposis coli protein 2: MMSNSVASYDQLVRQVEDLRKENSHLRRELEDNSHHLSKLENETSDMKEVLKHLQGKLDQEACTLASSGRADVLDQLKELHMDLTNYYELKYQPHNLRAFSETMANQTNDSEDRMQLPSSSISRSRSSVCSSSHQCSTVSGEGTAVHPTHLHQAVTGEGRVTAQHLEELRKERTMLLNEIEKEEKERHWYYSQLQGLSQRLAELPRIDTFSIQMDLIRQQLEFEVQQLRSVMEERFGTSDEMVQRTQIRVTRLEQLDKELQEAQGSRCPQEKIGQSENQNVDSLSKASVPEMENGASTSTMEAPGEAGNKVEMMFWLLSMLASRDREEMSRVLLAMSSSQESCIAMRKSGCVPLLVQILHDVSTGKTPDATGCSREARSRASAALHNIVYSQPDEGQARREMRVLHVLEQIRSHCENGWDWTENHLGTPSPSGTKTTDIPEPLDPQICQAICAIMKLSFEEDYRRAMNELGGLQAIAELMQLEHELYGMQNEPLNMALRRYAGMALTNLTYGDVVNKATLCSKKSCLQAIVSQLASDSEELHQVVSSILRNLSWRADITSKRALRDVGSVSALMSCALQATKESTLKSVLSALWNLSAHSTENKMAICSVDGALGFLVGTLTYQCQTNSLAIIESGGGILRNVSSLIATRDDYRQVLRDHNCLQTLLQHLRSHSLTIVSNACGTLWNLSARSPKDQELLWDLGAVSMLRNLIHSKHKMIAMGSAAALRNLLTNRPLKYKDTAVISPGSCMPSLYMRKQKALEAELDAKHLAETFDSIEKQSPRHMNINKPLRHIESLAKDYASDSGCFDDDEAPNVSSSIETGTFSMLSMFLNNSNFLQNQPRRREGELERDMEPLQTENKKTQSPDDEVTMAAEKLAKKITNTVAKIDKLVENITMHTSSEDSFSLNSEDHFADWNYGPDDLHEARAKLCSPCHLSDNSFSHKDHLNKAHALLRLKTVNSSISNDSLNSGSNGDGCCGSNDQIQSSIRPAEQRRPNKLELKVAHKELLNSGASLSKLICQNEIPERDSDMAKDFKLPDCSREEEKGQEPLIVTPATVSTRVSSDASIPTIKLSPSYQHVPLTQNAMFGTVNVQASQAVKKQAWVPTVTSGESISKFSPICSSRSPIGQLETPQKYSVENTPICFSRCSSLSSLSSGDGDLDGQSENDLESDSSLEIIEVEDDDIIKKEEEDETLEDLSDSQLLMTDQKTCPTTSSISDPIEIPMRHEKTFLREAAAVILEDRTPSSSSENYLHETPLVMSRCSSVSSLGSFESPSIASSIQSDPCSEMISGTVSPSDLPDSPGQTMPPSRSKTPCCAEASAPEQQNIGGIGGQWENGLRKFMEIADLKERFNLPQDLDTMIYFTVEKPLENFSCASSLSALPLHEHYVQKDVELKLTPLLNQQDNEPVYSGKRNPANYPSCVDQDQYSEGNSDDDIEILKECINSAMPSRFKKVRPTLMSTLSNQVLNTQARRSVQLPVYMVLQNNNNQMCSGRKAGMSAKDIHHDDSSYTDSAEGTPVYFSSTTSLSDETLQYPLKVKGSRDWRSRNKETQELIDTEAKRIEELRLFSRFHKSSKMACQSEIVTNQMNKTIKHMTPTQRLLIQSKEMAAKMTQQRVQSQSPIRQIQKQGQGLSQSMPHIAPPIIKPSKEAYPSQKSYSRSKAQENAAFHSMRHPAATEEAMYSFHDTDMANSDGVMTRGRQKQFNNLNKNNVGLHYANSKGRADNFQRHGFHRIKQNLIMEEAPPCYSLSSSLSSLSDVEMFEEQGKGQHVKLRNKYNITSNTSQCTLKTQQGQNKYEDNTSPSSVSLDSEDDLLLKCITSAMPKQKKKQATRKRKGETKQKQKTTQKETGHWDPEDDLDSEEMASDKDSDLNSVEWRAIQEGANTIITKLQASKSQEPSSESDSVLSFISGSSFTPKPDTNDKKKLVKENKKANKPLDFAPRKPVPNFPVVFRGRTVIYTPKKEKMLSQRPPPKKVMPKPDGPKNPSLAQHRSRSLHRLGHLSDSTQFSLPKRSSTPPARIPKSSSSGSSQSSTPSRQPPKKVAPSTQTVKQNQKTVTSDPDSPPDKKRGTSMSNQNPRSADNKTQKSPVRIPFMQNSSKQSKAVSPLVTNQLASISRQNSQLSGKRISPANRLDLVRMTSAHSSSGESDHNGFLRQLTFIKESRQNVPCSRSVPTSQHVSPRRTCPGAPAVFLCSSRCQELKPAAQGPRRVQGPQGPRYSHEQGILKQSEALPRANSSDRNFTVKRPARRTSSESPCRMPQRTLPESNLRETREDTFKRYSSSPSINILSRVTSRSSLRSSSSDSSVKAKSEKDTKQRQNRAGSRNNNNKVTWRRIRDEDVPQILKSTLPPTALPLVPSPEGHKPMPPPLPGKLPTITLISRKTSDATVQTEDLSTNKTNSSTSPTIENGSMISEEVARMAFLRRIGLASGNNLQDGDSDGSLKNYSTASTSTFQSVESGHSGVIGPFRQSAPSKAVRVTPFNYVPSPMTYCSQETQSQAATIPEKSGEKLES; encoded by the exons ATGATGTCCAACTCTGTGGCCTCCTATGACCAGCTGGTGCGGCAGGTGGAGGATCTCCGCAAGGAGAACTCGCACCTGCGCCGCGAGCTGGAGGACAACTCGCACCACTTGTCCAAACTGGAAAATGAAACCTCTGATATGAAG GAGGTTTTGAAGCATCTGCAAGGTAAACTGGATCAGGAAGCCTGCACTCTCGCCTCTTCAGGGAGAGCAGATGTGCTTGACCAGCTCAAAG AGCTGCATATGGACTTGACCAACTATTATGAGCTCAAGTACCAGCCACACAACCTGCGTGCATTCTCAGAGACCATGGCCAACCAAACGAATGACAGTGAGGACAGAATGCAACTCCCATCATCCAGCATCAGCAGATCAAGGAGTTCTGTCTGCTCATCATCCCACCAGTGCTCCACTGTGTCTGGTGAGGGCACGGCCGTGCACCCCACACACCTCCACCAAGCTGTGACAGGAGAGGGCCGTGTCACTGCCCAGCATCTAGAGGAGCTCCGCAAAGAGAG GACCATGCTGCTGAATGAAATtgagaaagaggagaaagagcGCCATTGGTATTATTCTCAGCTGCAGGGGCTTTCACAGAGGCTGGCAGAGCTGCCTCGAATTGACACA TTCTCCATACAAATGGACCTTATTCGCCAGCAGCTAGAATTTGAGGTCCAGCAACTGCGCTCAGTCATGGAGGAACGTTTTGGGACCAGTGATGAAATGGTCCAGAGGACACAG ATCCGTGTGACCCGTCTGGAGCAGCTGGATAAGGAGCTACAGGAGGCACAAGGCTCACGTTGTCCACAGGAGAAGATTGGCCAGTCAGAGAACCAA aaTGTTGACAGCCTTTCCAAAGCATCAGTACCTGAAATGGAAAATGGAGCAAGCACTAGCACTATGGAGGCACCTGGAGAAGCCGGGAACAAA GTGGAGATGATGTTCTGGCTGTTGTCTATGCTAGCCTCTAGAGATCGAGAGGAGATGTCCCGTGTCTTGTTAGCCATGTCCAGCTCACAGGAAAGCTGCATTGCCATGCGCAAGTCTGGCTGTGTCCCCTTGCTTGTGCAAATACTGCATGATGTAAGTACCGGAAAGACTCCTGATGCCACAGGCTGCAGCCGAGAGGCTCGATCTCGGGCTAGTGCTGCTCTGCACAACATTGTGTACTCACAGCCTGATGAGGGCCAAGCACGGCGTGAGATGAGGGTACTGCATGTACTGGAGCAGATACGCTCACACTGTGAGAATGGCTGGGATTGGACTGAGAACCACCTAGGAACCCCATCACCTAGTGGTACAAAGACCACAG ACATCCCAGAGCCCCTAGATCCCCAGATTTGCCAGGCAATATGTGCCATAATGAAACTTTCCTTTGAGGAGGACTATCGAAGAGCCATGAACGAACTTG GTGGACTTCAGGCTATTGCAGAGCTTATGCAGTTGGAACACGAACTGTATGGTATGCAAAATGAGCCTTTGAATATGGCCCTGCGAAGATATGCTGGCATGGCACTCACTAACCTTACATATGGAGATGTTGTAAATAAG gcCACACTTTGCTCTAAGAAAAGCTGTCTTCAAGCTATTGTTTCTCAACTGGCATCTGATAGTGAGGAATTACATCAG GTGGTCTCAAGTATTCTTAGGAACCTTTCATGGCGTGCTGATATCACCAGTAAGAGAGCCCTTCGGGATGTTGGCAGTGTATCGGCGCTAATGAGCTGTGCACTTCAGGCTACAAAG GAATCCACCCTAAAAAGTGTGTTAAGTGCTTTATGGAATTTATCAGCACATAGCACTGAAAATAAGATGGCAATTTGCTCCGTTGATGGTGCTCTAGGATTTCTGGTAGGTACCCTTACCTACCAGTGTCAGACCAACTCCCTGGCAATCATTGAAAGTGGCGGAGGTATCCTGCGTAATGTATCCAGTCTTATTGCTACCCGTGATGATTACAG ACAAGTCCTCAGGGATCACAACTGCCTGCAGACTTTGTTACAACACCTGCGATCACACAGTTTAACAATTGTGAGCAATGCATGTGGAACCCTGTGGAATCTGTCTGCTCGAAGTCCAAAGGACCAAGAACTACTGTGGGACCTAGGAGCTGTTAGCATGCTACGAAATCTCATTCATTCCAAGCACAAGATGATAGCCATGGGAAGTGCTGCTGCTCTGAGAAACCTCCTCACCAACCGTCCACTCAAATATAAAGATACTGCTGTTATATCACCAGGCTCCTGCATGCCCTCACTCTATATGAGAAAGCAGAAAGCACTGGAGGCTGAGCTAGATGCAAAGCACCTGGCAGAAACATTTGATTCAATCGAGAAGCAAAGCCCTAGGCATATGAACATTAACAAGCCCCTACGACACATTGAAAGCTTGGCCAAGGACTATGCCTCAGATTCTGGATGTTTCGATGATGATGAGGCCCCAAATGTTTCGAGTAGCATAGAAACAGGAACATTTTCCATGCTCTCTATGTTTCTGAATAACTCAAACTTCCTTCAGAATCAACCCCgcaggagggagggagaacTTGAGAGAGATATGGAGCCATTACAAACAGAGAATAAAAAGACACAATCTCCTGATGATGAAGTCACCATGGCAGCTGAAAAATTAGCAAAAAAGATCACCAATACTGTGGCTAAAATTGATAAGCTAGTGGAAAATATTACCATGCACACATCCTCAGAGGATAGCTTTAGTCTCAATTCTGAGGACCATTTTGCAGATTGGAATTATGGGCCTGATGATCTCCATGAGGCACGAGCAAAGCTGTGTTCTCCCTGCCATCTTTCTGATAATTCATTCTCACACAAAGACCATCTCAACAAAGCCCATGCTCTGTTACGGCTAAAAACAGTGAACTCAAGTATATCCAATGACAGCCTTAACAGTGGTAGCAATGGTGATGGCTGCTGTGGTAGTAATGATCAGATTCAAAGTTCCATTCGGCCAGCAGAGCAAAGACGTCCAAACAAGCTTGAACTCAAGGTGGCTCACAAGGAATTGCTAAATAGTGGTGCCAGTTTATCCAAATTAATATGTCAGAATGAGATACCTGAGAGAGATTCTGACATGGCAAAAGATTTCAAATTGCCTGACTGTagcagagaagaagaaaaaggccAAGAACCTCTTATAGTGACACCAGCCACTGTATCAACCAGGGTATCTTCTGATGCCAGTATACCTACCATTAAGCTCTCCCCCTCCTATCAACATGTTCCACTAACCCAGAATGCCATGTTTGGTACAGTCAATGTTCAGGCATCCCAGGCAGTGAAAAAACAAGCATGGGTCCCCACTGTAACATCTGGAGAAAGTATTAGCAAGTTCTCTCCTATATGCTCTTCAAGAAGCCCAATAGGTCAACTAGAGACCCCACAGAAGTACTCGGTGGAGAATACACCAATCTGCTTCTCACGCTGTAgctctctgtcctctctttcTTCTGGAGATGGAGACCTTGATGGACAAAGTGAAAATGATTTAGAGAGTGACTCATCTCTTGAAATTATTGAGGTGGAAGATGATGATATAAttaagaaggaagaagaagatgaaacACTAGAGGATCTCAGTGATAGTCAACTGCTTATGACTGACCAGAAAACTTGCCCCACTACTAGCAGTATTTCTGATCCCATTGAGATTCCAATGAGACATGAAAAGACATTTCTTAGGGAAGCAGCAGCAGTCATACTTGAGGACAGGACTCCATCCAGTTCCTCTGAGAATTATCTTCATGAGACGCCGCTTGTGATGAGTCGTTGTAGCTCTGTAAGTTCACTGGGTAGCTTTGAGTCTCCATCAATTGCCAGTTCTATCCAAAGTGATCCTTGTAGTGAAATGATAAGTGGAACTGTGAGTCCAAGTGATCTCCCAGACAGCCCAGGACAAACCATGCCACCCAGTCGCAGTAAGACTCCATGCTGTGCTGAAGCAAGTGCACCAGAGCAGCAAAATATTGGTGGTATTGGAGGCCAGTGGGAAAATGGCTTGCGTAAGTTCATGGAAATTGCTGATTTGAAGGAAAGGTTTAACTTGCCACAAGACCTAGACACGATGATCTACTTCACTGTTGAAAAACCGTTAGAGAACTTTTCCTGTGCATCTAGTCTTAGTGCCCTTCCTCTGCATGAGCACTATGTCCAAAAAGATGTAGAGCTCAAACTTACTCCTTTGTTAAATCAACAAGACAATGAACCAGTATACTCTGGTAAGAGAAATCCTGCTAATTATCCATCATGTGTGGATCAAGATCAGTACAGTGAGGGCAACTCAGATGATGACATTGAAATTCTCAAAGAGTGCATTAATTCAGCCATGCCCTCAAGGTTTAAGAAAGTAAGACCCACTTTAATGTCTACACTCTCAAACCAAGTACTTAACACCCAAGCTCGAAGATCTGTGCAGTTACCAGTCTACATGGTGCTCCAGAATAATAACAATCAGATGTGTTCTGGGAGGAAGGCTGGAATGTCTGCGAAAGATATTCATCACGATGATTCTTCATACACTGATTCCGCTGAAGGTACTCCTGTTTatttttcaagcaccacttcCTTAAGTGATGAGACTCTTCAATATCCCCTCAAAGTGAAGGGTTCAAGAGATTGGCGTTCCAGAAATAAAGAGACACAGGAGCTTATTGATACAGAGGCAAAAAGAATCGAAGAGTTGCGTCTATTTTCTCGTTTCCATAAATCATCTAAAATGGCATGTCAATCTGAAATAGTAACAAACCAAATGAACAAAACCATTAAACATATGACTCCTACCCAAAGATTACTTATACAAAGTAAGGAAATGGCAGCAAAGATGACTCAGCAAAGAGTCCAAAGCCAATCCCCAATCAGACAAATACAAAAGCAGGGACAGGGGCTGTCACAAAGTATGCCCCATATAGCCCCTCCAATCATAAAGCCAAGTAAAGAGGCGTACCCAAGTCAGAAATCATACTCTAGAAGTAAAGCACAAGAAAATGCAGCTTTTCACTCCATGCGTCATCCAGCAGCAACAGAGGAAGCCATGTACTCCTTTCACGATACTGATATGGCTAACAGTGATGGGGTGATGACAAGAGGTAGACAGAAACAgtttaataatttaaacaaaaataatgtaGGTCTGCACTATGCTAATTCAAAAGGTCGTGCGGACAATTTCCAGAGACATGGGTTTCACAGAATCAAGCAAAATCTAATTATGGAAGAAGCACCCCCATGTTACTCTCTCAGCTCATCTCTCAGCTCCTTGAGTGATGTAGAGATGTTTGAGGAACAGGGGAAAGGTCAGCATGTAAAGTtgagaaataaatacaatataacatCCAACACAAGTCAGTGTACCCTAAAAACCCAGCAAGGCCAAAATAAATATGAAGACAACACTTCACCAAGTTCTGTCAGCCTGGACTCAGAAgatgatcttttgttaaaatgcaTAACATCCGCTATGccaaagcaaaagaaaaagcaagccaccagaaaaaggaaaggagagactaaacaaaaacagaaaactacTCAAAAGGAAACAGGGCATTGGGATCCTGAAGATGATCTGGACAGTGAAGAAATGGCATCTGATAAAGATTCAGATCTCAACAGTGTTGAATGGAGGGCAATACAGGAGGGTGCAAATACAATAATCACAAAGTTACAAGCTTCAAAGTCCCAGGAACCATCATCAGAATCAGACTCTGTTCTTTCATTTATATCTGGATCCAGCTTTACCCCAAAGCCTGACACCAATGACAAGAAGAAGCTggtcaaagaaaacaaaaaggcaAATAAGCCACTTGATTTTGCCCCACGTAAACCAGTACCGAACTTCCCTGTAGTTTTCAGAGGCAGAACAGTGATATACACTcccaagaaagagaaaatgctTTCACAGCGGCCACCACCTAAGAAGGTGATGCCTAAACCCGATGGCCCAAAAAATCCTTCCTTAGCTCAACACCGGTCCAGAAGTCTTCATAGGTTGGGGCACCTTAGTGACTCTACTCAGTTTTCATTACCCAAGAGAAGTTCAACTCCTCCTGCCAGGATTCCAAAGAGTTCCTCATCTGGATCATCTCAAAGTTCAACTCCCTCAAGGCAACCTCCGAAAAAAGTAGCCCCCTCGACCCAAACAGTTAAACAAAATCAGAAAACGGTGACCTCAGATCCAGACAGTCCACCAGACAAAAAAAGAGGCACCTCCATGTCCAATCAAAACCCAAGATCTGCtgacaacaaaacacagaaatcTCCTGTCCGAATACCATTCATGCAGAATTCATCAAAGCAGTCAAAAGCAGTTTCACCATTAGTAACCAACCAGCTTGCAAGCATTAGTAGACAAAATAGTCAGTTATCAGGAAAGAGAATTTCACCAGCCAATCGACTGGACTTAGTTCGCATGACCTCTGCTCATTCAAGCAGTGGTGAATCAGATCACAATGGGTTCCTTAGACAACTTACTTTTATCAAAGAATCAAGACAGAATGTTCCTTGCTCACGATCTGTTCCTACATCCCAACATGTATCTCCGCGAAGAACATGTCCAGGAGCCCCAGCAGTTTTCCTATGTTCTTCTCGCTGTCAAGAACTGAAGCCAGCAGCACAAGGTCCAAGAAGAGTGCAGGGACCCCAAGGGCCAAGGTATAGTCATGAACAAGGCATCCTCAAGCAGAGTGAGGCTCTACCAAGGGCAAACTCCAGTGACAGGAACTTTACAGTGAAACGTCCAGCCAGGAGAACAAGTTCAGAAAGTCCCTGCAGGATGCCTCAGAGAACTTTACCCGAGTCAAATCTAAGGGAGACAAGAGAGGATACGTTCAAAAGGTATTCTTCGTCCCCCAGTATAAATATCTTAAGTCGTGTTACCAGTCGCTCCTCATTGCGCTCATCTTCTTCAGACTCAAGTGTCAAGGCCAAGAGTGAGAAGGACACAAAACAGAGGCAGAATAGAGCTGGATCAcggaataataacaataaagtcACCTGGAGGAGAATCCGTGATGAAGATGTTCCCCAGATATTAAAGAGCACTCTCCCACCAACTGCACTTCCACTGGTGCCTTCCCCTGAAGGGCACAAACCAATGCCACCACCACTGCCAGGAAAATTGCCAACAATTACACTAATATCACGCAAGACGAGTGATGCAACGGTTCAAACCGAGGACTTATCGACTAATAAAACCAACTCAAGCACATCACCTACAATTGAAAATGGTTCTATGATTTCAGAAGAGGTAGCTAGGATGGCCTTTCTCAGAAGAATTGGCCTGGCCTCTGGGAATAACCTGCAAGATGGAGATTCTGATGGATCCCTCAAAAACTACAGCACAGCTTCGACCTCAACCTTTCAATCTGTGGAGAGCGGTCATAGTGGGGTCATAGGTCCCTTCCGTCAGAGCGCTCCCAGCAAGGCTGTCAGAGTAACTCCATTCAACTATGTCCCCAGCCCTATGACCTATTGCTCTCAAGAAACACAGAGCCAAGCAGCAACAATCCCTGAGAAGTCTGGTGAAAAACTTGAATCGTAG